GGGCATCCGCGAGGACGTGGTGGACATCATCCTCAACCTCAAGGGTCTCACGGTGGCCATCTCCGGCGACCACGAGGAGATTACCCTCCGCCTCAGCAAGGACAGTGAGGGGGTGGTTACCGCCGCCGATTTCGAGGTTCCCGCCGACGCCGAGGTGATCAATCCGGACCTGGAGATCGCCCACATCGCCTCGGGCGGTAGCCTGAGCATGGAGGTAACCGTGTCGCGGGGGCGGGGCTATGAGCCCGCCGCCCTTCGGGAGGATGACGGCAGCTCCACTATCGGCGTGATCCCCGTGGACGCCACCTACACGCCCATCACTCGTGCCACCTACAAGGTGGAGAACGCCCGGGTGGGCCAGGTTACGGACTACGACCGGCTGATTCTGGAGGTGGACACCGACGGCGGCCTCTCCGCCGAAGAGGCGGTCCGGCGCGCGGCCGAACTACTTCGTAGTCAGCTGAACATCTTCGTGGAGTTGGCGCCCTCCGCCCCGACCGAGAGCCGCGAGGGCGAGCGTTCCGAGGTTGATCCCAACCTCCTCAAGAGCGTCGACGATCTGGAGCTCTCCGTGCGGTCGGCCAACTGCCTGAAGGCGGAGAACATCCGGTTCACCGGGGACCTGGTCCAGAAGACCGAGCAGGAACTGCTCAAGACCCCCAACTTCGGGAAGAAGTCCCTGAACGAGATCAAGGAGGTGCTAGCCTCCATGGGTCTTTCCCTGGGCATGAAACTGGAGAACTGGCCGCCCGACAACCTCCCCGAGCTGGAGGAGGAGGGCAACGGCGACCAGCAGGTCGGCTGAACGGCCGACACCGGCGGCCGAAGCCGGACAAGGAATCATAAAGGGACTCAAGCATGCGTCACCGCAAATCCGGTCGGAAACTGAATCGCCGCGCCTCCCAGCGCAAGGCCCTGCTTCAGAACCAGGCCAAGTCGCTGATCGAGCACGAGCGGATCACCACCACGGTGCCCAAGGCCAAGGAGCTCCGCCGCTACGTGGAGCCCATGATCACCAAGGCCAAGGAGAACACCGTGCACCGCAAGCGCCTGGCCTTCGCCAAGCTGCAGGACCGGCGGATCGTGGGCAAGCTCTTCGATGACCTCGGGCCGCGGTTTCAACAACGCTCCGGCGGCTACACGCGCATCCTGAAGGCGGGCTACCGCGAGGGCGACAACGCCCCCATGGCCATCATCGAGCTCGTGGATCGCCCCGAGGCGACCGAGGCTGCCGAGGCCGAGTAAGGTCTCCATCGCCTAGCTGGGGAGAAAAGGGCCGGGTCCTGCGGGGACCCGGCCCTTTTGGTTCGTCCCCCTACATGAGGAGGGAGCCATGTCCCAACCAGTCATCGCGCTGTTCACGGATTTTGGGGTCAGCGACCCCTATGTGGGGCAGATGCATGCCCGGCTCGTCGCCGAGGCCCCCCAGGCGCGGATCGTCGACCTTCACCACTACGCCCCGGCCTTCAGCCCGGGTCCGGCGGGGCTCCTTCTCGAGGCCCTCGTTCCCCATCTGACCCCGGGATCCGTGGTGGTGGGGGTAGTGGATCCCGGGGTCGGCACCGCGCGGGGCTCCCTGGCGCTCGCCACGGACGAGCACTGGTTCGTCGGCCCGGACAACGGGCTTTTCGCCTCGGTGCTCGAGGCCCGCGAAGGGCGGTGCTTCCGGCTCCGGGAGCCCGAAGGGGACGGCCTTTCCGTCAGCTTCCACGGGCGCGACCTCTTCGGACCGGCCGCCGCCGCCCTGGCCCGGGGCGATCGGATGGTCCTCGGGGAGGAGGTGGCGGAGCCGGTCCGCGCGGAAGCACGACGGGATGCGGTCCTCTACGTGGATCACTATGGCAACCTGATGACGGGGCTGGTCCCACCCGAGGACGGCGGGGCCCGGTTGCGGGTGGAGGGGCGGAACATCCCCTTCGCGCGAACCTTCGGGGAGGTGGGGCCGGGGGAGCTGTTCTGGTACCGCAACAGCCTGGATCGCGTGGAGATTGCGGCGCGGGAAGGCTCCGCGGCGAAGCGGCTGGGCGCCGGAACAGGGACGGCGGTCGCCTGGATTGGGGGCGTGTAGGGCGTTCGGTAACACGTTGCGGGGATCCCGCCCTGTGGGTTCCTTGGCCGCAAAGGACCCGTTCCTCTCGCCTGCCCTACGGTCTTCTAAGGATGGGCCCCGGTTCCCCCGTATTGACCGGGTCCTGGCCCCAGGTGACCGTGGCCCTGAGGAGGCGGGTTATGAAGGCACAGAGTTTATGCCCCATCGTTTGCCTGGGGATGGTGGCCGCGACTCCCGCCGTTGCGGCGGGGGACCGGGGCCCGGTCACCGTGGAGGTTGAGGGCGGCGGCGTCTGGTTCAGCGGCAACGACGTCCGGGTGCCCGGCGATTCGGGCACCCGCTTCGACCTGCTCGACCTCACGGGCACCGGCGCGAACGGCTTCTACCGCATATACGGCGCCTGGGACTTGACCCGGCGGCACGGGCTGCGCCTGGGAATTGCGCCCCTGAAGGTAAGTGGCACCGGGAAGCTCGGGAAGCGGACTCGTTTTGCGGGCACCACCTTCGATCCCGGACGGACCAAGGCCACCTACCGCTTCAGCACGTACCGGCTCACCTATCGGTATACCTTCGCGGAAGGACCCCGGGCGGCCTGGCGAATCGGCTTTACCGGGCTGGTCCGTGACGCCAAGATCCAATTGGAGCAGGACGGGCAGCGGGCCCGCGACACCAATGTGGGCTTCGTTCCCCTGCTGCATCTGTATGGCCGCGTCCGCCTCACGCCGGACTGGGATTTTGTCCTGGATTTCGACGGCCTGGCCGCTCCCCAGGGGCGCGCCCTGGACCTGGGCCTGAAGGTGGTGCGGGATGTGGGCAGGAACTGGCAGGTGGGCGCCGGGTACCGGACCCTGGAGGGTGGGGTGGACAACGACGAAGTCTACAACTTCGCCTGGCTGCACTACGGTTTCGCCTCATTGGCCTACCGCTTCTGAGAGGGGGCGGGGCCCTGGAGGGCCCCGGCGGCGCCTCAGGTGGCCTCGGGCTTTATCTCCGGGGCGGCCGGGGCCTCCGTGGGCTGCGCCTCGCGGCGCTCCTCCACCTTCGCGTTGACGATGTTCTTCAGGGCCAGGAGGAAGCCGAGCACCAGAAAGGCCCCCGGGGGCAGGATCATGAGCAGGAAGCTGCCGTAATCGGGAATGACGGTGGTCTCCATCCATGCCCAGGCCGGCCCGAACATGTTCCCCGCCCCCGAGAACAGGGTGCCGTTGCCGAGCAGCTCCCGGATCATCCCCAGGACGAGCAGCACGCCGGTGAAGCCCATTCCCATCATGAAGCCGTCCCAGGTGGCCAGGGGCACGGGGTTCTTGGAGGCGAAGGCCTCCGCCCGACCCAGCAGGGTGCAGTTGGTCACGATGAGGGGCACGAAGAGCCCCAGTACCTTATGCAGGTCGTGGAAGTAGGCGTTCATGAGGAGGTCCACCGCCGTGACGAAGGAGGCGATGAGGATCACGAAGGTGGGGAGGCGGACCTCCTCGGGGATCGCGTTCCGTACCAGGGACACTGTGGCGCCGGATAGGGTCAGCACCAGGGTGGTGGCCAACCCCATGCCCAGTCCGTTGACGGCCGTCCCGCTCACTGCGAGGAGGGGACACAGGCCCAGCAGCTGAACCAGAACCGGGTTCATGTCCCACAGGCCGTTGCGCCCGACCTTCTTCACTTCGTCCAGGGTGATCTCGCTCATTGCTCCGTCCTCGGGGTGTCCCGCCGGGGTCTAGGGCTGGCTCCCCTCGCCCGGCTCCCCCGTCGTTGGCTCGGCAAACAGGGCGGCGTTGCCCCGCCGCTCATAGAATGTAAGGGCCCGCTGTACGGCCTTCACCACCGCGCGCGAGGTGATAGTGGCGCCGGTCATCTGGTCGAAGGCGCCGTTGTCCTTCTTTACCTTCCACTCGCTGGCGGGCGGGTCCCCCAGGGACCGGCCCCGGAACTGCGTGATCCAATCGCTCTTGGCCACCTCGATGCCGTCGCCCAGGCCGGGAGTCTCGGCGTGAGTGATCGTACGGACCCCCGCCAGGGTCCCGTCGCTCCAGATGGCCACCAGGAGCTGGATGTCCCCATTGTATCCATCGGGGGCGACCACCCGGAAGGCGGCGGCCACGGGCTCCTCGTCCTGGCGCGCCCGGTAAACCGTGACGGGTCCGGGGATGCCCAGATGGGCGCGGTCCCGCACCTGGATGGTGTCCTCGAGCAGGTCGTTGTCGAAGCGGTCGTCCGGGATGAGCTCATGGAGCTGGGACAGCCGGTCGGCGCGCTGGTTGGCCTGAATGGTGGGCTCGGTCACCTCCTTGGTGCCCGCGAGCAGCCCGGCGCCCACCACGGCGATCACGGCCAGGATGGCCCCGACGATCCCCACCTGCCTCATTCCCCGCCCCCCAGCGGCGGGCCCCCGGCCCGTTCCTTGCCAAACACCCGGGGCCGGGTGAAGTGGTCAATCAGGGGCACGCAGGCGTTCATCAGCACAATCGCGAAGGACACCCCTTCGGGGTAGCCGCCCCAGGTGCGGATGATGTAGGTGAGCGCCCCGCAGCCCAGGCCGAACAGGATCTGCCCGCGCGGCGTGGTGGGGCTGGTGACCATGTCCGTGGCGATGAAGAAGGCCCCGAGTAGCAGGGACCCGTTGAGCACATGGTACAGCGGTCCCGCGAAGGCGTCGGGGTCGTACACGTGGAAGATGAAGGCGAGCGCGGCGGTCCCCGCCACCATGGCGCCGGGGATGCGCAGGTCGATGACGCCGCGCCACCACATGTACAGCCCGCCGAGCACGATGAGCACCGCCGAGGTCTCCCCGGCGCTCCCGGACAGGGTGCCGAACAGGGCCATGGTGTGGTCGTAGCCCTGCGCCAGGATCTCATCCACGGTGCGGTTAAGGGTCAGCTCGGTCTTGAGGTGGCCCAGGGGGGTGGCGGCGGAGGTCGCGTCGGGCGTCAGGGCGAGGCCTTGCTCGCCCAGGAACGTGACCCGCAGTCCCTCGGTGAAGGACAGGGCGCTGTCCGAGAACAGGGGGCGGATGGCCGGCCAGGTGGAGAGCTGCTGGGGAAAGGAGATCAGCAGCATCACCCGCGAGATCATGGCGGGATTGAAAGGGTTGGCGCCGAGGCCGCCGTACACCTGCTTGCCAACGCCGATGGCGAAGGCGGCGCCCAGCACCGCGATCCACCAGGGGGCGGAAGCGGGCAGGGACAGGCCGAGCAGCAGACAGGTGACCACGGCGCTGCCGTCCGTGAGCGCGGGCCGGACCGGCCGGCCCATGAAGCGGAGGGCGAGGGCCTCCGTGGCCAAGCCGGCGGCCAGGGTGGTCAGGAGCATAAAGACCACCGGCCAGCCGAACAGGTACACGGAGAACAGGGTCACGGGCACCAGGGCGATGATTACCGTGGCCATGACGCCGGAAACGCCCCCGCCGCCATGGGCGTGGGGGGAGCTGGGGGTGGCCAGGGGAGCGGTGTTGGACTGCGCCATGCGGGCCCTTTACTTCGGCTCTTGCTGGTCGGATCCGGGGGAGGGCTCCCCGCTGTCGGCGGTGGCATCCTCGGGGCCCGCGGCCTCTTCGCCGCGCATGGACCGCCGCTTCTCCGCGGCCTTCCGAGCGGCGGCCTCGCGGGCGTCGCCGGATTCCCCCTTGCCCTCCTCTTCCTTGGCGGAGGCCTTCTTCTTGGCGCGGCGTTTGGCCTCCTTCTCCTCCTTCTCGCGCTGGAGGCGGGCATCGCGCGCCTCGGTGCGGCGCCGGGCGATGTCCGCCTTCTCCTTCTCCCGCTCCTTGGCCTGGATCTCGCTCTTGGCGTAGCGGTAGTAGTGGACCAGCGGCAGGTGGGACGGGCAGACGTAGGTGCAGCACCCGCACTCGATGCAGTCGAACAGATCGTAGTCGGCGATCCGCTCGAACTCCTTGTTGCGGGCCAGGTTGTACATCTCGTTGGGCATGAGGTTCACCGGGCAGGCGTCCACGCAGGCGCCGCAGCGGATGCAGGGCAGGGCCAGCGCCCCGTCCACCTCTGCCCGGGCCTGGAAGATCAGGCCGTTGGATTCCTTGACCACCGGCGCCGTGGTGGCGTGCAGGGCCGAGCCCACCAGCGGCCCGCCCATGATCAGCCGGCCCAGGTCCGTGTAGCCGCCGCAGGCCCGGGCCACCTCCTCGATGGGCGTGCCCAGGCGAACCAACAGGTTGGCCGGCTCCGCCAGCGCCGCCCCCGACGCGGTCAGCACCCGCTCGACAAGTGGCTCGCCGTGCACCACGGCGCGGTAGATGGCGTAGGCGGTGCCCACGTTCTGGTTGACCACCCCCACATCGGCCGGCAGGCGGCCGCTCGGCACCTCGCGGCCGGTGATGGTCTGGATCAGCTGCTTCTCCGCGCCCATGGGGTAGCGGTTCTCCACCATGACCACATCGACCATGGGCCACCCCGCCGCCGCCTCTTGCATGGCCGCGAAGGCCTCGGGCTTGTTGGCCTCGACCCCCACCACGATGCGCTCGGCGCCCACCGTGTAGGCGATGATGGAGCCGCCCTGCAGGATCTCGCCGGCCCGCTCGCGCATGAGCCGGTCGTCGCAGGTGAGGTAGGGCTCGGATTCGCCGCCGTTGAGGATGACCGTGTCCACGGCGCGGTCGGGGCCCGGGTTCAGCTTGATGAAGGAAGGGAAGCCGGCGCCGCCGAGGCCGACGATGCCCGCTTGGCGGACCAGGGCCCGGATCTCCCCCGGCTGGAGGTGCTCGAAGTCCGGGTGGGGCTCCAGGTCGGTCCACTCGTCGCGGCCGTCGGCCTCGATGGTGACGGCTGGGGCCGACAGCCCCGAAGGATGGGGCGCCGGATAGTCCGCCACGGCGGTGACCGTGCCGGAAGTGGGGGCGTGCACGGGCACCGAGACGAAGCCGTCGGGCTTGCCGAGCACGTCCCCCTTGCGCACCCGGTCGCCGGCCTGGACCACGGCCTGGGCGGGGTTGCCGATGTGCTGGCTGAGGGGGACGTGGAGGACCTCCGGCACGCCGAGCTCCCGGATGGGCCGCCCGGCGGTGGCCTCCTTGTGCTCGGCGGGGTGGATGCCGCCGTGGAAGAGCCCTTGCAGGATGGGGGTGTCGTGGTCAGCCACCGGCGGTCGCCACCTTCCTGTCCGGTTCAATCTCGGGGGCTGCGGCGGACAGCTCGGGGTGCCGCCATTTCCAGTTCTCCAGGGTCTCGGGGATGGGCACCATGAGGATGCAGTCCACCGGGCAGGGCTCGATGCACAGCTCGCAGCCGGTGCAGGCCTCCTCGATCACCGTGTGCATCTGCTTGGGGGCGCCGACGATGGCGTCCACCGGACACGCCTGGATGCACAGGGTGCAGCCGATGCATTTGTCCTCCTCGATGATGGCCACCGAAGGCGGCCGCTCCTCCCCCTCCAGGCTGGGCGGCTCCACGCCGAGCAGTTCGGCCAGCTCCTCCACCGTCTCCTGGCCGCCCGGCGGACAGCGGTTGATCTCCGCCTCGCCCCGCGCGATGGCCTCGGCGTAGGGCCGGCAGCCCGGGTATCCGCACTGGGCACACTGGGTCTGGGGGAGGCGCTGGTCGATCTCCTCCACCAGGGGGTCCTCCTCGACGGCCAGCTTGCGCGAGGCGTAGCCCAGGAACAGGCCGATGGCAAGCGACAGGGTGCCCAGGCTGAGAATGGCAGCCCACATGCAGGTAACCTTTATGTCTATGGCGTAACGGCCCGGCGCCGTCGGGTTGCTAGATGCGCACCAGGCCGGTGAAGCCCATGAATCCGAGCGAGAGCAGGCCGGCGGTCACCAGTGCGATGGCCGACCCTCTGAAGGCTATTGGAACATCCGCCAGCGCGATCCGTTCCCGGATGCCGGAAAACAGGATCAGAACCAAAGAGAAGCCCAGGGCGGCGCCGAAGCCGTAGACGGCGCTCTCCAGGAAGCCGTGGCCCTGCTGCTGGTTGAGTAGGGTGACGCCCAGCACCGCGCAGTTGCTGGTGATCAGGGGCAGGAAGATGCCCAGCACCTGGTAGAGCAGCGGGCTGGTCTTGCGCACCACCATTTCGGTGAACTGCACCAGGGCGGCAATGAGCAGGATGAAGGACAGGGTGCGCAGGTAGCCCAGGTCGAAGGGCGAGAGCAGGAAGTGGTCGATCGCCCACGAGCTGACGGAGGCCAGGGTCAGTACGAAGGTGGTGGCCAGGGCCATGCCGACGGCGGTCTCCAGGCGCTGCGAGGTGCCCATGAAGGGACACAGGCCCAGGAACTTCACCAGCACGAAATTGTTCACCAGGACGGTGCCCACGAGGATCGCCAGGTAGTGCGTCATGGCTGTCCTGCCTTGCTGCCGGCTGCCCGGCGGCCGGCCAGGGCCCGCCGTGGTCTGGGGTAGAGATGTCGCATTGGATATATTAGAATTTGCTAAACCAAGGGTCAAGGCGCCGGCCCCGTTTTCGAGCCGGTGCCCGGATAGTATCATGTCCGGTTTATCAGCCGAGAAGTCCCCCGAATTCGATCCATAATCCTGACCAATAGGGTCAGGTAAACGCGCGTATTTCGCAAGGAGTCGAGGCCATGGCAACCCCGACCGAAGAGGCCATCTGGGAAGCCCTACGGCAGGTGGAAGACCCGGATTTTGAAAAGGACGTGGTCTCCCTGGGCTTCATCCAGGACCTGGAGCTCAAGAAGAACAAGGTCAGCTTCACCTTCGGCCCGGATACCCCGCTGTGTCCCGGCCGCAAGGAGGTGGGCGAGAAGGCCCGCGCCGCCGTGGAGGCGGTGGAGGGCGTGAAGAAGGTGGACGTGACCATGGAGGGCCGCATCCGGGCCCACAAGGTCCAGCAGGGCGTGCAGCTGATGGAGGGGGTCAAGAACGTCATCGCCGTGGCCTCCGGCAAGGGCGGCGTGGGCAAGTCCACCACCGCCGTGAACCTCGCCCTGGGCCTGGCCGCCTGCGGCGCCAAGGTGGGCATCCTCGACGCCGACATCTACGGGCCGAGCATCCCCCGCATGCTGGGCGTATCCGGCAAGCCCACCTCCAAGGACGGCAAGACCCTGGAGCCCAAGGAGGCCTACGGCCTCAAGGCCATGTCCATCGGCTTCCTCATCGACGAGGAGACCCCCATGGTGTGGCGCGGGCCCATGGTCATGCAGGCCCTGGAGCAGCTGCTGGGCGATACCAACTGGGGCGAGCTGGACTACCTGGTGGTGGACCTGCCGCCCGGCACCGGCGACACCCAGCTCACCCTCTCCCAGAAGGTGCCGCTCACCGGCTCCGTGATCGTCTCCACGCCCCAGGACATCGCCCTGCTCGACGCCCGGCGCGGCTTCCAGATGTTCGAGAAGGTGGGCGTGCCGAGCCTCGGCATCGTGGAGAACATGTCCCTGTTCATCTGCCCCAACTGCGGCG
The nucleotide sequence above comes from Thiohalorhabdus denitrificans. Encoded proteins:
- the rplQ gene encoding 50S ribosomal protein L17 yields the protein MRHRKSGRKLNRRASQRKALLQNQAKSLIEHERITTTVPKAKELRRYVEPMITKAKENTVHRKRLAFAKLQDRRIVGKLFDDLGPRFQQRSGGYTRILKAGYREGDNAPMAIIELVDRPEATEAAEAE
- a CDS encoding DNA-directed RNA polymerase subunit alpha, whose amino-acid sequence is MAAMADALITPDNIEIEPNGNRGAKVTLEPLERGYGHTLGNALRRILLSSMPGTAVTKVQIDGVLHEFGSIEGIREDVVDIILNLKGLTVAISGDHEEITLRLSKDSEGVVTAADFEVPADAEVINPDLEIAHIASGGSLSMEVTVSRGRGYEPAALREDDGSSTIGVIPVDATYTPITRATYKVENARVGQVTDYDRLILEVDTDGGLSAEEAVRRAAELLRSQLNIFVELAPSAPTESREGERSEVDPNLLKSVDDLELSVRSANCLKAENIRFTGDLVQKTEQELLKTPNFGKKSLNEIKEVLASMGLSLGMKLENWPPDNLPELEEEGNGDQQVG
- the apbC gene encoding iron-sulfur cluster carrier protein ApbC; the encoded protein is MATPTEEAIWEALRQVEDPDFEKDVVSLGFIQDLELKKNKVSFTFGPDTPLCPGRKEVGEKARAAVEAVEGVKKVDVTMEGRIRAHKVQQGVQLMEGVKNVIAVASGKGGVGKSTTAVNLALGLAACGAKVGILDADIYGPSIPRMLGVSGKPTSKDGKTLEPKEAYGLKAMSIGFLIDEETPMVWRGPMVMQALEQLLGDTNWGELDYLVVDLPPGTGDTQLTLSQKVPLTGSVIVSTPQDIALLDARRGFQMFEKVGVPSLGIVENMSLFICPNCGEETDIFSHGGGQQFADDYGVEFLGSVPLDAGIREQADTGHPTVAAAPDSRQAEIYQTIANAVAVEIAKQGEDHTHKFPNISIQAD
- the rsxA gene encoding electron transport complex subunit RsxA, which translates into the protein MTHYLAILVGTVLVNNFVLVKFLGLCPFMGTSQRLETAVGMALATTFVLTLASVSSWAIDHFLLSPFDLGYLRTLSFILLIAALVQFTEMVVRKTSPLLYQVLGIFLPLITSNCAVLGVTLLNQQQGHGFLESAVYGFGAALGFSLVLILFSGIRERIALADVPIAFRGSAIALVTAGLLSLGFMGFTGLVRI
- the rsxG gene encoding electron transport complex subunit RsxG, translated to MRQVGIVGAILAVIAVVGAGLLAGTKEVTEPTIQANQRADRLSQLHELIPDDRFDNDLLEDTIQVRDRAHLGIPGPVTVYRARQDEEPVAAAFRVVAPDGYNGDIQLLVAIWSDGTLAGVRTITHAETPGLGDGIEVAKSDWITQFRGRSLGDPPASEWKVKKDNGAFDQMTGATITSRAVVKAVQRALTFYERRGNAALFAEPTTGEPGEGSQP
- a CDS encoding electron transport complex subunit E codes for the protein MSEITLDEVKKVGRNGLWDMNPVLVQLLGLCPLLAVSGTAVNGLGMGLATTLVLTLSGATVSLVRNAIPEEVRLPTFVILIASFVTAVDLLMNAYFHDLHKVLGLFVPLIVTNCTLLGRAEAFASKNPVPLATWDGFMMGMGFTGVLLVLGMIRELLGNGTLFSGAGNMFGPAWAWMETTVIPDYGSFLLMILPPGAFLVLGFLLALKNIVNAKVEERREAQPTEAPAAPEIKPEAT
- a CDS encoding RnfABCDGE type electron transport complex subunit D; its protein translation is MAQSNTAPLATPSSPHAHGGGGVSGVMATVIIALVPVTLFSVYLFGWPVVFMLLTTLAAGLATEALALRFMGRPVRPALTDGSAVVTCLLLGLSLPASAPWWIAVLGAAFAIGVGKQVYGGLGANPFNPAMISRVMLLISFPQQLSTWPAIRPLFSDSALSFTEGLRVTFLGEQGLALTPDATSAATPLGHLKTELTLNRTVDEILAQGYDHTMALFGTLSGSAGETSAVLIVLGGLYMWWRGVIDLRIPGAMVAGTAALAFIFHVYDPDAFAGPLYHVLNGSLLLGAFFIATDMVTSPTTPRGQILFGLGCGALTYIIRTWGGYPEGVSFAIVLMNACVPLIDHFTRPRVFGKERAGGPPLGGGE
- the rsxC gene encoding electron transport complex subunit RsxC, producing the protein MADHDTPILQGLFHGGIHPAEHKEATAGRPIRELGVPEVLHVPLSQHIGNPAQAVVQAGDRVRKGDVLGKPDGFVSVPVHAPTSGTVTAVADYPAPHPSGLSAPAVTIEADGRDEWTDLEPHPDFEHLQPGEIRALVRQAGIVGLGGAGFPSFIKLNPGPDRAVDTVILNGGESEPYLTCDDRLMRERAGEILQGGSIIAYTVGAERIVVGVEANKPEAFAAMQEAAAGWPMVDVVMVENRYPMGAEKQLIQTITGREVPSGRLPADVGVVNQNVGTAYAIYRAVVHGEPLVERVLTASGAALAEPANLLVRLGTPIEEVARACGGYTDLGRLIMGGPLVGSALHATTAPVVKESNGLIFQARAEVDGALALPCIRCGACVDACPVNLMPNEMYNLARNKEFERIADYDLFDCIECGCCTYVCPSHLPLVHYYRYAKSEIQAKEREKEKADIARRRTEARDARLQREKEEKEAKRRAKKKASAKEEEGKGESGDAREAAARKAAEKRRSMRGEEAAGPEDATADSGEPSPGSDQQEPK
- the rsxB gene encoding electron transport complex subunit RsxB: MWAAILSLGTLSLAIGLFLGYASRKLAVEEDPLVEEIDQRLPQTQCAQCGYPGCRPYAEAIARGEAEINRCPPGGQETVEELAELLGVEPPSLEGEERPPSVAIIEEDKCIGCTLCIQACPVDAIVGAPKQMHTVIEEACTGCELCIEPCPVDCILMVPIPETLENWKWRHPELSAAAPEIEPDRKVATAGG
- a CDS encoding SAM hydrolase/SAM-dependent halogenase family protein produces the protein MSQPVIALFTDFGVSDPYVGQMHARLVAEAPQARIVDLHHYAPAFSPGPAGLLLEALVPHLTPGSVVVGVVDPGVGTARGSLALATDEHWFVGPDNGLFASVLEAREGRCFRLREPEGDGLSVSFHGRDLFGPAAAALARGDRMVLGEEVAEPVRAEARRDAVLYVDHYGNLMTGLVPPEDGGARLRVEGRNIPFARTFGEVGPGELFWYRNSLDRVEIAAREGSAAKRLGAGTGTAVAWIGGV